The DNA window AAGAAACATGTAACATATTCCATATGTTTGTAATGGCGAACTGCACGGGCTAGGTCACAGGTGCAAGGAATAGGGCAAATGCAAGCAGGGATAGGTCAAAGATCTTCTAATTCATCCCATAGGATTTTGAGGGCAGTGAAATATGCAGACAAAGTGCGATCGCCCTGTTGAATAGAGTGTATTTCACGAAGAAGATCTGAGAAGCGAAAGTGATTACCTTTGGTGAATCTTTCACGAAGGTCTTCCCAGAGATCGAAGGGGGAATCGAAACAGATTGTGCTCTGAGCGATGTGAGGCGATAATGTCCGATTGATCCAAGAGAGCACCATGCTATTGGCGCGTTCCCAAAGTTCGTAGCTTTCATCATTCAGAGGGGGTTTCTTGATTCGGCCATTGATGAAGGAGAGTTTGTTCTTGGATGTGAGAGCCCTACGCATCGCTTTGCTCCAATTGTGATAATTGTTGTCGTCAAGAGGAGGAGAGACGATGGTAGCGCCGGGATTTTCTCCAGGATGGAGGTAGTAGGGGTTTCTAGGATTAAGGGTTGGGTCGGTGATTTTGGTCTTGGGTGATGGAGAGATTTCAGAATCGTGATCGGAATCTTGATCGGAAGCCATGGATGAAGGTTGAAGAAAAGGATAGCAAATTTTGTGTTGCGGAAGCGAAAAATGCAGGTGAATAAGGAATGGGGATTTGGTCTACTGATACCATAATacaagatgatgatgattcaTCTTGTTGATGAATGAAATGCAGAAACGCAGCGAGgcaaatgaaattgaaattggaaaaATAGTTTCCCGCTTCTCTTGCATTCAGTATTGGGTTAGATACAAACTATATATGTGGATCCGTAGTGGGCTTAACCTAACATACCTAAGCCCAAGTGTAAGAGATCCTAAGGCCCAATGGACTTGTTGTCTAACAATAACTAACCCACTATCACTACACACCTAATTTTTCTctacaatccatcattatcatccCCTAATCAAGAAACCTTTGATATCACATAGGAATAACAATCAAAACATAAACTATGTTCCAAAGCATCAATCATATGAGGATCATTTCGCTTTTCCTAGCATGATATCATTAATGGCATTTATTTGTAGCAAGCAAAAGATATAAATAACAACATCAGGAATAAAAAAAACTCAGCTCTATGCAGAGAGATATATCACATAAACTTTGAACATACAAGGAAATGTAGAAGAATGGTTCTTTTTTATGCAAATAGATGTGCTCTTTGGGTTACTAAGCCTTTTTTTTTTCTGGATTTTTGCAAGTGGTGGAAGAAAATGATAGGTGGAAAGTGGTTTTAAAGAGAAAAATTGATGTCTAAATGTTGTTTCCAATATATTGTAATGACACTTTTGCTAGGGAAGCCTCTTTGATTGCCAATCAATAATGCATGAATTCAGAACATTTGGCTTCTGCCTTGGTTTTGCTTGGTGAGTTTTGAGCCTTTAAAAAGCATGCTTGGCGAAAATTCTTCTGGCGAGGTATTTTCCTTTCCCAGCAAAATCTCTACAGAATGACCCAAAGTTCTGATTTTTCAAtgagtttaaaaaatatttaaacttgAAATAATTATAGAAAGGATTGGGTTGTCTCCCAACAAACGCTTGTTACTTTACATTTCAAGTATATACCAAACAATCAATCATCTGATTTACAAAACTTAAAGTAATAGAAACTATTGAATAGTCTTTGAAACACAATCAATCCCTATGGAGACGATAATTATAAAACTTGCATATTTATGCTGCAACATTAGTTTTCATTTCAACTTACCTGGTATTTCTTGCGGGTTTGACTATGTGTGTCAACCTTCTGGGAATAATGTTGCAAGGCATTCTACCAGCAACATTGTTGGCCTAATTTTGGTTATTTTTGTCATTGTTAGCTTGATTGCCGTTTTTCTGCAATTTCTTCTGATTTTGTAGAAAAAGAGGCTTCTTATTATTGTGAAATTATTTTGGGTTGTTGTTTTCTTCTTTTACTATTGTTTTTGCGAGCAGTCTGTTCAGTTTCAGGATCAAATAACAATTGATCTTCATAAATCTTTTTTCGCCTAAACAAATTCAACAGTCTAACTTAGTAGCTAGATAAAGATAAAGTGataatcataaattaaaaaaattctaaacatgtatgaacAATGatacttaaaattataaaaagtaTCGCAGTGCTTTTAATATCTAAACGCCAATCCTCTACAACGACACTATTTTGTTGAAGTAGTAAAACAACAAAAGCATTTGTTTGTGTCGTCTCCACAAAGACTTGTGGGATAATCCAAATCCattcaataatttttataattctaAGTAATTTTTTCGAAAAGTTTGATTGTTTGGTAACTAAGttaaaaaaacaacaaatgaaaatAAGATTTTAACAGATGGAATTGCATTTGTTGGGGTTAGATTTCATTATCATATCATCGTACATTTGCCTAATCaattatgtatattattaatcaTCAATTATATTATCACATATCACTATGCGTCTGTTGTTTATGTCTTATCAAAAGCATGAAATTAGTTTGATTGTCTAATAGACGACTTCCCACATTATTAACAAATACGAAAACATTAagatttaataatatatgtgaatgTTAAACCTAAATTTGTGTCTAGAGTTTAGCATCTAACAAATAAAAATCTTTTATTtggttaaaaaaataatttttcaatatcatttatAAACCATTATAACAAGTTCTAAGTAGCTACTTTGTAACAAGCATTAAGAACAAAGATAATcatcaatattaaaaaataacgAGAACATACATAACACCATGATAAAGATGAATACATTAGTGTTTAGATACCTACAACTAACCCCAACAAATAGATTTTATCTACTCTTACTCAAATATCTTTGCAATGATCGTTAGGAAGACAAAGATGAAAAAGCCTCCACCTTCGATTCTTCAATATCTCTCTTGTTATTACACAATTTCTAACTATGAAAATAGATAATTTGGACTTATTTAAAACATAGAATATGTGTTATTGAATTGACTAAGAAGTCTATTTATCTAGTTGTGTTTTAGTATCCTCGCCTAGAGAGCTTGTTTTTCTTCATTAGTAAGTCTTATTCATCTTTTCCAACTTGAGCTTGACCACCATATCTCTCTTTGTGAGCCTCCTTGCTCGCCAAGCGATAAAAACCTTCATTCACCCCTAAGTTACTTAACCAGGGGTCTTTTTAACCGTCATTGTCTGCTTGGCGAGCTTGACACCTTGCTTGATGAGTTACCTTGCTTTAATATGAAGTAATTTGGTTTGGAATAAATCTTTAACCTCTTGTGCTTGCCTTGCGAGCTTATCTCTTCTTCTAGCGAGATGGATTCAGTAATGTGAATGTTTTGCCAAGTCTTTGGCCTGTTTTTGGTTGGGTGACTCTCTACCTTCTCCAACGAGTTTTCTACTATCAGCTTGTGCAATTTGTGATTTCTTCGAGTGATTTCACATGTACTCACGAATATCATAGTTAAAATATTcatacaaatattttatcttttttataataaatcaGATATTTTTCATGTGATTTCGAATGTTTGAAGTTAATAAATATTTGTGATAAATGAGTAAATTTGACACTTATCACATATGGTGTTTCACAATGGGTGAATGTGACACAACGACATGAGTTATATGAGATGACTATAGAGAAGGTCGCGGGAGAGGTTGCAACCAATGTGAGGTGTTGACAGTGAGAGGAAAAtatgaaaaagtgaaaaagaaatgaGGGTATTAGAAAATAtgaaaagttgaaaaggaaattaGAGCATTGGAAAGTTAGTTCAAAAAAGAGGGAATGTTTAttgcaacaaaaaaaatttaGGGAGCAAAagccaaagaaaaaaaaagggaacTTAAGAAGCAAAAGCATATTTTTGGTAAGAGAATTTCTCAATGCACCACATGATTCTGTCAGCCACCTGACGAATTTCTATTTATACCCCATGTTTCCATAGATGTATGTCCGAAAgcaccttttttttcttcaaaaaatttggttttttccgtagatgcatctacggaagcgtaaAAAACCATAGTAAACGGTGGGAAAATATAATGAATTACAATTCAGCAACTctttcgtaggtacatctacggaacatgtTAAAAAAAGTATTTCGTAGTTGTATCTACAGAAGAATTGCTGATATATTCTTAAAACTTTTTATAGAATCGAGCTCGTGGTGAAATTCCGCTTCTAATGGTGTATTCATTTGCTTGAAATAGTTAAGAATCATGATTTTTCCATAGTATATCATAGTAGTGTAATGTAAATGTAATGGTatatatagtacacgaaaagaAAACACCTTATAAATCTTACAAATAGtgttaaacataataaaaataaaattacatcaatctaataaaaatacagaCATCAAAAGTGTCTCAAACTGATTCCGATGAGACTAGTAGTTCTaatccatattcaaacaaaataagacCCCCAAAAAAGTCTAGCCAACATTAACAGTAAAACATAACTTCGTTGACGTTATCCAAGATAACTGAACTCTCCCGGAGCATAGTCGACCAACACATTACcatgtgttgtatgatgaaaATAGATTCAGTGAAGAACAACTACAAAGTTTTAGTTGTTTTAAATTATGTTTAGCATAAGTTATTAGTAAAACTTTGTAGTTGTCTGCACTAGATCTAATTTCATCATACAATACATGGTAATGTTGGTCGACTATGCTCCGGGAAAGTTCAATTATCTTGGATAACGTCAAAGAAATTATGTTTTACTGTTGATGTTGGCTAGGCTTTTTTGGGGgtcttattttgtttgaatatggaacTTATGTTTTGCTGTTGATGTTGATGCATGCTGTGCAATCCTCCTGGCCTGCCATAATGTGTGCGTAATACAAATAAGGTCAAATTAGAtacaattaaattagaaaaacaaaaaaaatgcttTTTATATATTCCGTAGATACAACTACGGAATGACCTAAAGTTCctctcttccgtagatgcatctacagaagtttCTGAAACCTACAAAACCCAATAATGGCGTCGGGTCACTGTTGCAGAGGGTTAAAAATCTCATTTTGGTGGCTTGAACGTCATTTTAACACATCAAACAACACCttcattgtctctaaactatattTCTAAAACAATCTAATCATTGCTACACCTAAATGTCGAATTCTTACTCTATATTACAAATACTCTTAAATAACTCGAAAAGTctaaaacttaccgattaaattgagttttgaactTGATAGAATGTGTTGATAGTTGACCTTGACGTTATCGACCGAACTCGAGAGAAaaaaatgaacttgtttggaagttTGTTTTTTGAGTTTGAGAGAAAGCGAGGTTTTGGAAATGAGAAAGTGAATGAATGGAGGAGAGGAAGAGTCTGGGgcgaatataacatcaaatgcttccgtagatgcatttacggaagCTTCCGTATGTACATCTAaggaacaaaacaacgttaaacacAAAAAAGGAACTTCTGAAAGTACATCTACGAAAGCAGAGGGACAATTTTATTTAATCGATGGTGCGTGAGAGATCTAAAGGGTGGGGTGAGAAATTTTCTTAGTTAAATCTTATACTTCTACTTCGTATATAGTTTGTAAATAAGCATATGATTTGGAattaaacaatgtaatatttatCAATTAAGAGACTCAATATTTTAAGATTTTAGTTAAGCAAAAGACAACTAAGATGTTAAATATCATTTCTCTTACAATTACTATGTACATAAATAGCTGAGAAAAAAATGATGGACGTGCTTTTTTTAAAATCTTTGCCAGGAGTTAAACGTGagaaatatttaattaaacaGTTGTAATTAAGATCAATTAGCTTGTAATTTGTATATATTTGACAATGGTCTAAGGGAATACCCATCTAATTATCACTTAACAGAAGTTGGTTTGATTTTAAACGTCAACAACAATTTTCATCTTAACTACAAATTGCAGATGATATTTTTCTCAAATTAGTAACTAACTATTTTTCAACACAAAGTAAACAATACCGTTAGAATATAAAGCTCATcacatttatattatttaaatatagcAGTGCATGCAAGACCAACTCATAATGAgtttttcttttttacaaaagATTCAAGCAAATTTGAAAACagacatgaaaataaaatacttaaGCTTTTCATATAGCCACACTGTGTAAAACAACAGTTTCTATGGTAAGTCCTGGCCCAAAACCAAACAATACACCCCAATCAAGACCTTCTCCAGTGGTCTTAAGTCCTTCTTTAGCCGATCTCTTTCTCATCTCGTCTAAGATGAACAATACACATGCACTTGACATATTACCATATTCACTAAGTACTTCTCGAGTGGCCCTCATCTTTTCAGGCTTTAGGCCTAATTTTAGCTCAACTTGGTCCAGAATTGCCGGTCCACCGGGATGTGCAATCCAAAAAATTGAGTTGTAATCAGATATGTTTAATGGTTGGAATGCCTCAACTAGAGCTTTATCAATGTTCTTTGAGACAATCCCGGGAACATCTTTAAGAAGATGAAATGTAAGTCCAGCTTCGCGAAGATGACCATCGATGGCACCTTCACTGTCTGGAGCAATTGTTTGTGCAGTCCAAACCATCTCAAATATAGGTTTCTCAATTTCTGGTACAGGGTCAGAACCAACAATAAGTGCAGCAGCTCCATCTCCAAATAAGGCTTGTCCAACAA is part of the Vicia villosa cultivar HV-30 ecotype Madison, WI linkage group LG2, Vvil1.0, whole genome shotgun sequence genome and encodes:
- the LOC131650376 gene encoding uncharacterized protein LOC131650376, giving the protein MASDQDSDHDSEISPSPKTKITDPTLNPRNPYYLHPGENPGATIVSPPLDDNNYHNWSKAMRRALTSKNKLSFINGRIKKPPLNDESYELWERANSMVLSWINRTLSPHIAQSTICFDSPFDLWEDLRERFTKGNHFRFSDLLREIHSIQQGDRTLSAYFTALKILWDELEDL